GCACTGAAAGTCCTACAGACTTTATTGAATCTTGAATAATATAAGATGctgaaactttgtttttttttttttaaattcaatgattttctgacattttttgaGAGAGTAGTAGCAGGAGTAGCAGCAGCTCCAGTAGCAgttgtagtagtaatagcagtaagtagcagtagtagtagtacaagCAGCAGTAGtgatagtagtagtaggagtagcagcagctgcagtagcagtagtacaagcagtaatactagtagtaatagtagtaacagcagtagcagaactggtagtagtagtaccaccagtagtagtagcagctaCTCCTCAAAGACTTGGCCCTTCCTGTATTCTGCCTTTGTACAGACCATCTTAAACAGCACCTGTCTAGAACAACACTATTTTCTTCTTTCACTTCCAAACTATCACACAAAAGTCGGTACCAACATCTGTTTTTGGACTCTGTTGCAGGTGTGAAATTGAAATTAagttattgaggaaaaaaaaacccattacATTCGGGTTCATATTTGGTTCTATAAATGAATAAAGGTTGAAATAGATGTTTATTTTCTTACTCGTTGCGGTTGTGATATGTTGTGTGTTTCCAGAGGACTCGCTGATGTTCTGGCGTGCGGTGAAGGAAACGGGGCTgctggaggaggtggtggaggactttcagaaggagctgcaggaggtgCTGAAGGGGCTGCAGGAGAGAGTGTGTAATCCACCGCTTCAGGTCAAAGGTTagacgcgtacacacacacacacacacacacacacacacacacacacactgggctCTTGGACTGACTGAGAGCAAGAaagttttgatgtttttttttcagatgcCGTTTTACTCAACAACATCGTGCAGAACTTCGGGATGCTGGACCTGGTGAAGAAAGTCCTGGCCAGCCACAAGAGCCAGATGGACCGGTACCGGGAGCAGTACACTCGCAGCCTTGTGGGTCAGTACACGAGGGAGTGGGGGCGTTTTGTTCATCCGTCGCAGAGATGTGAGTGTGGATGTTTGTTTGACGGCCGTCTCCCTCCGCAGCTCTGGAGCAGCAGTGTGACGAACACAGGAAACGCGCTAAAGAGCTGAAGAGTAAATCGCAGCACCTCAACAACGTGCTGATGACCCTCACCCCGGTCCCCGCCCCCCTGGTGACCAAACGACCCCGGCTGACGCGCGCCGTGTCCGGCCCGGCCACCATCAGCGCCGCCCCCACCCAGATCACTCTTCCCTTCAACCAGCTGGGCGGCCTGCCGCTGGGCAAGGTGCTGACGGTGGCGGGAGGCCAGGCGGGCACCAACCTGGGCGGCTACACCTTCCTGACCTCCCCGCTCTCCGGCTCCGAGCTGGTGGCCGACGGCTCCAACGTGACGGTGCTGTCCTCGGCGCTGGGCCAGGACGGGGCGGCGGGGTCCGGCGCCTTCGTCAAGATGGTCGGCCCGCAGTTCCAGCTGGTGACGCTGCCGCTGGCCGCCGCGCAGGGCAGTCCCGTGCGGCAGCAGCTCACCGGCATCACCGTGGTGGACGCCGTGGCGGCCGAGGACGGGGAGGCGAGCCAGACTGAGGGGGGCGATGAAGGTCAGCCGGAGGAGGACGGGGAGCAGCAGTGAGACGGGGGAGACAGCTGGACGGCTCCGGGGTTGGCTGGAGTTCATCAATTATGTTGCAGCGGCAGATTTGGACTTTTAAACGCCATTTCATGCCACGACATCTATCAGACGTGTGAGCCCGCCATCCTGCCGccactcaaactcaaactgctCATGACAAGTTTGACTTCCTTATGTTGTTTGTAAATGATCTTTGATACGTACTGGATTCACGCCGTGTAGCCTCGAGCTCACCGGGAGCTTCATCTGTCATTAAATGCTCCTTTTTTTAGACCAGTTGGTTGAGTGTTACATAATTACAGTGTTTGAGGTGACGGCGATAAAGACCGggttacatacaggactgtctcagaaaattagtatattgtgataaagttctttattttctgtaatgcaatttaaaaaaaaaaaaaaaaaaaaaaaaaaaaaaaaaaaaaaaaaaaaaaatcatacattctgaattcattacaaatcaactgaaatattgtaagccttttattattttaatattgcagattatggcttacagtttaagattaagattcccagaatattctaattttttgagataggatatttcaattttattaaactgtaagccatgatcggcaatattaaaataataaaaggcttgcgatatttcagttgatttgtaatgaatccagaatgtatgacatttttgtttttgtaattgcattacagaaaatcacaatattctaattttctgagacagtcctgtatgttaaaGGCTTCTTGTAGTTTTAAGGTTGTTGATTTGACTGAACGATCAAGGTAAGTGGTCTCTCTAGGTCCATCCGTTCAGTTTGAAGCAGGTGTGTTAATAACTGACTTCAGATCATAAAGGGAGACGCGGGCCCTTCTTCCACATGCGGGCGGGAGGGAACGCTTCAGTCAGGGAGGCTGTTCACCTACAGTCTAACCCTGGCCTGGGTGAGGGACGGACGACGGGAGAGACGGGGGACGTGCAGCAAACTCTGGTCCAGGTCCGACACGTGCAGCTCGGGGACCAGGGGCCACGGAGACCTGCAGAACCTGATTCATTCTGACGTGTTCAGACAGCTCTCAcattataaccagtactcgagttgtaaaaaaaaatcaggggggatggtggattttatcatatggggacagataatttgtgctgattacaaataatataatatattacaaataatagcactgaccaaaacacctgcagaaatactgcaggaatgacatagcagcagttaaatgcagcctcctgtaagctttaaatatccactgggcttacatcaagtacatcaaaacacaaaaataaaaaacagttttctgaacttatcaatatgactctgtccttcacaggataagtaaaatggatcactgcaaaaactcaaaatcttaacaagaatatttgtcttatttctagttaaaatgtctcattttagtaaaaacatctcattacacttaaagcaagactcatcactggaaaaaacaacaattttcacctttttcaagtagattttcacttgaaataagtaaaaaaatctgccagtggaacaagatttttttgcttgtaataagataagagaaatattgtcccactggcagattttcctacttatttcaagagaaaatttacttgaaacaggtgaaaattgtcaaataagttatttttctgatgttatttttctggtgatgactctaaatgttgaaatagcagtaaaaccacattcattgatgaaattacataagggatggaaagggggatggcagttttacagggaggatgattttgaccgtttttatttcaggggggatgccatctcccctcatcccccctcaactccagtactgattataacgTTCATGAGTCATTTATAGGCTTTAAAGCAGCTGATGAAAAGATTCCAGCTGGATCGTGAACGTCAGTTTTCAGCTTTTCTCTTAAGTTATTTTTCTCCAGCTTCCTTTAATCAGTTTGTTTACCGTACTTCCTCTTTATGCATCTAAACCAACTCTATCCAGCCTCTCTTACTTCTCCAAGACGTCTGTCCCCGCCTGTCGTTATTCTGATGTTCTGGTTTTTCTATCCATCCTTGTCCGTCCCGAAGACAGTCTTAACATCTTCATCTCACTGCCCGTGTCTTCTTCACCTCTTTCCCAGAGTCCCCAGTGCTCTCAACAGCTGAGAAGATCCTCAGTGAactcttatttattttcctaCATAAAGAGAATGGTGTTTTAATATTGTTTCCCCAAGAAACATGTTGTATAAAGCATTT
This is a stretch of genomic DNA from Cololabis saira isolate AMF1-May2022 chromosome 12, fColSai1.1, whole genome shotgun sequence. It encodes these proteins:
- the gmeb2 gene encoding glucocorticoid modulatory element-binding protein 2 gives rise to the protein MASSEVSMQEISEVVIVTIPDSVDLPSVVEEDKAVLVTTELTQAGEDVLTVAPVEAEAESSRAESLSKEEAVIVKLSEEVDVEADVYYPITCGDAKGTLVWKKFVCPGINVKCVQFNEQLISPKEFVCLAGKSTLKDWKRAIRLNGTMLRKIMDSGELDFYQHAKVCSNTCRSTKIDLVGTKVAMGSDQTVDLVSAATSSADLNGAAVSFPETTEETSEWVTAIREDSLMFWRAVKETGLLEEVVEDFQKELQEVLKGLQERVCNPPLQVKDAVLLNNIVQNFGMLDLVKKVLASHKSQMDRYREQYTRSLVALEQQCDEHRKRAKELKSKSQHLNNVLMTLTPVPAPLVTKRPRLTRAVSGPATISAAPTQITLPFNQLGGLPLGKVLTVAGGQAGTNLGGYTFLTSPLSGSELVADGSNVTVLSSALGQDGAAGSGAFVKMVGPQFQLVTLPLAAAQGSPVRQQLTGITVVDAVAAEDGEASQTEGGDEGQPEEDGEQQ